Genomic window (bacterium):
TAGAAAGGTGATAAACTATTTCCTAATCTTAAGTAGTGTAAATTAAGGAAAACAGGTATAGAAATGTATGGTTATGAAAAAAAGGCAGTAACACAAATTATTCATATACTTAAAGAAAAATTTGCAGAAAAAATAGTTATGGTCTATGCTATTGGTTCAAGAATAAGGGGGGATTTTCAGGCGTGGTCTGATTTTGATCTCCTTATCATAGTAAAGCATAAAAATCCAGATATAGAAAAGGAAATAATCAATACCCTGGTTGATGAAGAGATTAAATATGGATTATCATTTACACCAGTAATAAAAGATATTAAGGCATTTGAACTCGAACAAAAATTCTCCACACCATTTTATGAGAATATAATGAAAGAGGGGGTGGCTTT
Coding sequences:
- a CDS encoding nucleotidyltransferase domain-containing protein, encoding MYGYEKKAVTQIIHILKEKFAEKIVMVYAIGSRIRGDFQAWSDFDLLIIVKHKNPDIEKEIINTLVDEEIKYGLSFTPVIKDIKAFELEQKFSTPFYENIMKEGVAL